The Methyloferula stellata AR4 genome includes a window with the following:
- a CDS encoding enoyl-CoA hydratase-related protein, producing the protein MLSAASAVSAEEAVAPLPEASVQTRMEDIPLGLGAKITVERRDMIVLIGINRPYIHNRLDPEAFRSLAQAYYDYDHDPSLRAAVLFGHGEHFSRGIDVDAFQALVAADKPRVDGDGVIDPLAKRRPNLSKPLIAAVHGDCWNMAHELFLVADTRIAAANTDFGQDETSHGRFPGGGSTVRFVREAGWGNAMRYILTGDHWTAQEALRMGTVQEVAATPELAFAHAIALANKIASCGPLGIKASLVSAHLAIDMAEADALYRLSAQYGALYRTEDFNEGRRAEAEHRVPVFHGR; encoded by the coding sequence ATGTTGAGCGCTGCCTCGGCGGTTTCGGCGGAAGAAGCCGTAGCGCCGCTTCCGGAGGCCTCGGTTCAAACCAGGATGGAAGATATCCCGCTCGGGCTCGGCGCAAAAATCACGGTCGAGCGGCGCGACATGATCGTGCTCATCGGGATCAACCGGCCCTATATCCACAACCGCCTCGACCCGGAAGCCTTCCGATCATTGGCGCAAGCCTATTATGACTACGATCACGATCCGTCTCTGCGCGCTGCGGTTCTCTTCGGGCATGGCGAACATTTTTCGCGCGGGATCGACGTAGATGCCTTTCAAGCGCTTGTCGCCGCCGATAAGCCGCGCGTCGATGGCGACGGCGTGATCGATCCGCTGGCCAAGCGCAGGCCCAATCTCTCGAAACCGCTCATCGCCGCCGTTCATGGCGACTGTTGGAATATGGCGCATGAGCTCTTTCTTGTCGCAGATACAAGGATCGCCGCGGCGAATACCGACTTCGGCCAGGACGAGACCTCGCACGGGCGTTTTCCCGGCGGCGGTTCGACCGTTCGCTTCGTCCGCGAGGCGGGATGGGGCAATGCGATGCGCTATATTTTGACCGGCGACCATTGGACGGCACAGGAAGCCTTGCGCATGGGGACCGTGCAGGAGGTCGCCGCCACGCCGGAACTGGCGTTTGCGCACGCGATCGCCTTGGCAAACAAGATCGCGAGCTGCGGCCCGCTCGGCATCAAGGCGAGTCTGGTTTCGGCGCATCTTGCGATCGACATGGCGGAGGCTGATGCGCTTTACAGGCTGAGTGCGCAATATGGCGCGCTTTACCGGACCGAAGATTTTAACGAGGGCCGAAGGGCGGAAGCCGAACATCGCGTCCCGGTTTTTCACGGGCGATAA
- a CDS encoding tautomerase family protein, with product MPTYVCFSLAGQLSAEQKHRMAEELTAAHSEEMHAPRYLVQVVFQSLPAGDCFIGGQPAPSGQIWIRADVRAGRTGEQKLRLTRRIATAAAQIAGCTLDDLWVYLNELPPENMIEFGHVLPVPGHENEWLNGLSSPLRERLTGLEKKSPAGEA from the coding sequence ATGCCTACCTATGTCTGCTTTAGCCTCGCCGGACAGCTTTCGGCCGAACAGAAGCACCGCATGGCGGAAGAGCTCACGGCGGCGCATAGCGAAGAAATGCACGCGCCGCGATATCTGGTTCAGGTCGTGTTTCAATCGCTTCCGGCGGGCGACTGTTTCATTGGCGGTCAACCCGCGCCATCTGGACAGATCTGGATCCGTGCCGATGTGCGGGCCGGCCGCACGGGTGAACAGAAACTGAGATTGACGCGCCGGATTGCAACGGCTGCGGCCCAAATCGCCGGCTGCACGCTTGACGATCTATGGGTCTATCTCAACGAGTTGCCGCCCGAAAATATGATCGAGTTCGGTCATGTTCTGCCGGTGCCGGGCCATGAAAATGAATGGCTGAATGGGCTTTCAAGCCCATTGCGCGAGCGGTTGACGGGGCTCGAAAAGAAAAGTCCCGCGGGCGAAGCCTGA
- a CDS encoding multidrug effflux MFS transporter produces the protein MKPSFLRMAVVLGLITAVGPFSIDMYLPALPSMGASLNATPGAVQITLIASFVTLGLCQLFYGPLSDMVGRKPPIYAGLAIFALGSIGCALAPNIEVLIGFRVIQAFGACAGMVIPRAIVRDMHTGHDATRLMSLLMLVVSISPILAPLTGSFVIAAFGWRGVFIILTLAAALGLVLAVAELKETHQPEKRGESSWRGAFKAYKRLLVDPEFIGLTLVGSLGVSAFFVYLGSAAYVLINYYGLSPSGFSLCFALNAASFFGFCQLTGLLTRRFGLAPVIRVAVIGFALTMTSLAVLVGFGADSLPMMMAFLFVGYGFLGLVIPTTAVLSLEHHGAIAGTASALMGSLQMVVGAAIMAIAGFFANGTPAPMLIGIGACAAAAFIVAQFTLRKSLASQ, from the coding sequence GTGAAACCTTCCTTCTTGCGCATGGCCGTGGTCCTCGGCCTCATCACCGCCGTCGGGCCTTTTTCAATCGACATGTATTTGCCGGCGCTTCCATCAATGGGAGCGAGCCTCAATGCCACGCCCGGCGCCGTACAGATCACCCTCATCGCCTCATTCGTGACCCTCGGCTTGTGCCAGCTTTTTTATGGTCCCTTGAGCGACATGGTCGGACGTAAGCCGCCTATTTATGCGGGACTGGCCATCTTCGCATTAGGCAGCATCGGTTGCGCGCTTGCGCCAAACATCGAAGTCCTCATCGGCTTCAGGGTGATCCAGGCCTTCGGCGCTTGCGCTGGCATGGTGATCCCGCGCGCGATCGTGCGCGACATGCACACGGGCCACGATGCGACCAGGCTGATGTCGCTGCTCATGCTGGTCGTCAGCATCTCTCCGATCCTGGCGCCGTTGACCGGCAGCTTCGTGATCGCGGCCTTCGGCTGGCGCGGCGTCTTTATCATCCTGACGCTCGCGGCGGCGCTTGGTCTTGTTCTCGCGGTAGCGGAACTCAAGGAAACACATCAGCCGGAGAAAAGGGGCGAGAGCTCGTGGCGCGGCGCGTTCAAAGCCTATAAACGCCTGCTCGTAGATCCCGAGTTCATCGGCCTGACGCTCGTCGGCTCGCTTGGCGTCTCGGCTTTCTTCGTCTACCTCGGCAGCGCGGCCTATGTGCTGATCAATTATTACGGTCTGAGCCCCAGTGGTTTCAGCCTCTGCTTCGCGCTCAATGCCGCTTCATTCTTCGGCTTTTGCCAGCTGACCGGTTTGCTCACACGCAGGTTCGGTCTTGCGCCGGTCATCAGGGTCGCGGTCATAGGGTTTGCCCTAACCATGACCAGCCTTGCGGTCCTCGTGGGTTTCGGCGCCGACAGCCTTCCGATGATGATGGCTTTCTTGTTTGTCGGATATGGGTTTCTCGGCCTCGTCATCCCGACGACCGCCGTTCTCTCATTGGAGCATCATGGCGCAATCGCAGGCACGGCGTCGGCGCTGATGGGATCCCTGCAGATGGTCGTAGGCGCCGCGATCATGGCCATTGCCGGCTTCTTTGCGAATGGCACGCCTGCGCCCATGCTGATCGGTATCGGCGCCTGCGCGGCGGCTGCTTTTATCGTCGCTCAATTCACGTTACGGAAGAGCTTGGCCAGCCAATAG
- a CDS encoding PA0069 family radical SAM protein: MASSQVQAASRSTGPVSAEQAAAEREMRADSRRRGRGALSNASGRFEPLSRQPEDDGWDLTEELPPLKTEITIERPRHIITRNDSPDISFDRSINPYRGCEHGCIYCFARPTHAYMGLSPGLDFETKLFSKASAANLLERELSAPRYQPKVIAIGTNTDPYQPIEREQRVMRGVLEVLHRTKHPVAIVTKSALILRDLDLLAPMAKQGLVKVALSVTTLDPLLARKMEPRAAAPEKRLDALKQLSEAGIPTAVLVAPIIPAINDAEIETILTRAKAMGATEAGYVMLRLPLELHDLFREWLLAHYPGKLRHVLSLVRSVRDGKIYDSTWGKRMTGSGPYAWMIGRRFEAASEKLGLTRNKKKLRTDLFVPPQRGAEQLSLF; this comes from the coding sequence ATGGCATCCAGTCAAGTTCAAGCGGCAAGCCGGAGCACTGGGCCGGTATCGGCCGAACAGGCGGCGGCCGAGCGCGAAATGCGCGCCGATTCGCGGCGGCGCGGGCGTGGCGCGCTCAGCAATGCAAGCGGCCGATTCGAGCCTTTGTCGCGCCAGCCGGAAGACGACGGCTGGGACCTTACGGAGGAACTGCCGCCGCTCAAGACCGAAATCACGATCGAGCGTCCGCGCCATATCATCACGCGAAACGACTCGCCCGATATTTCCTTCGACCGTTCGATCAATCCCTATCGTGGCTGTGAACATGGCTGCATTTATTGTTTCGCACGGCCGACCCATGCCTATATGGGGCTCTCGCCCGGCCTCGATTTCGAAACCAAGCTCTTCAGCAAGGCTAGCGCCGCGAACCTGCTCGAACGCGAATTATCGGCCCCGCGCTATCAACCGAAGGTGATCGCGATCGGCACCAATACCGATCCCTATCAGCCGATCGAGCGCGAACAAAGGGTGATGCGCGGGGTTTTGGAGGTCCTGCATCGGACCAAACACCCGGTCGCGATCGTCACCAAGTCGGCGCTGATTTTGCGCGATCTCGATCTGCTCGCGCCTATGGCCAAACAGGGTCTCGTCAAAGTCGCGCTGTCGGTGACGACGCTCGACCCCTTGCTTGCACGCAAGATGGAACCGCGCGCGGCGGCGCCCGAAAAGCGCCTCGACGCGCTCAAGCAATTATCGGAAGCGGGCATCCCGACGGCGGTGCTCGTCGCGCCGATCATTCCAGCCATCAACGATGCCGAGATCGAGACGATCCTGACGAGAGCCAAGGCGATGGGCGCCACGGAGGCGGGCTATGTGATGCTGCGCCTGCCGCTCGAACTCCACGATCTCTTCCGCGAATGGCTGCTTGCGCATTACCCCGGCAAATTGCGCCATGTCCTGTCGCTCGTCCGCTCCGTGCGCGACGGCAAGATCTATGATTCGACCTGGGGCAAGCGCATGACCGGCTCCGGGCCCTATGCCTGGATGATCGGCCGGCGGTTCGAGGCAGCCTCGGAAAAGCTGGGCCTCACCCGCAATAAGAAAAAGCTGCGCACGGACCTCTTTGTTCCGCCGCAACGCGGGGCGGAACAATTGAGCCTGTTTTAG
- a CDS encoding ribonuclease HII, with amino-acid sequence MPTLNPQPKPHFRREKSLAAKGLWPIAGIDEAGRGPLAGPVAAAAVVLDPRNLPKGLNDSKLLPPYVREQLFEEIMRRAIAVAVAFSSAAEIDRINIRQATLCAMRRALAALSVSPTYVLVDGNDLPESLLCAGETIIGGDGSSLSIAAASIVAKVTRDRTMRRLCQHHPQYGFSQHFGYATKAHRAAIELHGPSPFHRMSFSPFVIRY; translated from the coding sequence ATGCCGACCCTCAATCCCCAGCCCAAACCCCATTTCAGACGCGAAAAATCGCTCGCGGCGAAGGGCCTGTGGCCGATTGCCGGCATTGACGAAGCCGGACGTGGACCTCTTGCAGGGCCGGTTGCCGCGGCTGCGGTCGTGCTCGACCCGCGCAACCTGCCGAAGGGTCTAAACGACTCCAAGCTTCTGCCGCCCTATGTGCGCGAACAGCTCTTCGAGGAGATCATGCGCCGCGCGATCGCGGTCGCCGTCGCCTTTTCGAGCGCCGCCGAAATCGATCGCATCAATATCCGCCAGGCGACGCTTTGCGCCATGCGCCGGGCGCTTGCCGCGCTTTCCGTCTCGCCCACTTACGTTCTGGTCGACGGCAATGACCTGCCCGAAAGCCTCCTCTGCGCAGGCGAAACGATCATCGGCGGCGACGGCTCGTCGCTCTCGATCGCCGCAGCTTCCATCGTCGCCAAGGTCACGCGCGACCGGACGATGCGGCGTCTCTGCCAGCATCACCCGCAATATGGTTTCAGCCAGCATTTCGGATATGCGACGAAGGCGCATCGCGCCGCGATCGAGCTGCATGGGCCATCGCCGTTCCATCGCATGAGCTTTTCGCCCTTCGTGATCCGGTACTGA
- a CDS encoding tautomerase family protein: MPIVRIELQKGKDDAYRRVAGEVVYEAMVSATGVPRNDHFQIISEHSAENFIYDETYLGIRRTSDLIMIQIFFNEGRTVEQKRTLYKTIADSLSNRLKLRPEDVFINLIEAKPENWSFGLGIAQYAP, encoded by the coding sequence ATGCCTATCGTCCGGATCGAGCTTCAAAAAGGCAAGGATGACGCCTACCGGCGGGTGGCCGGTGAGGTGGTCTACGAAGCCATGGTGTCGGCGACAGGCGTTCCGAGGAACGATCATTTCCAGATCATAAGCGAACATAGCGCCGAGAATTTCATCTATGACGAGACTTATCTCGGCATCCGCCGCACGAGCGATTTGATCATGATCCAGATATTCTTCAACGAAGGCCGCACGGTCGAGCAGAAGCGCACGCTCTACAAGACGATCGCGGACAGTTTGAGCAATAGGCTCAAGCTTCGTCCGGAAGATGTTTTCATCAATCTCATAGAAGCAAAACCGGAGAACTGGTCATTCGGCCTCGGCATCGCGCAATACGCGCCGTGA
- a CDS encoding Imm74 family immunity protein translates to MSKTEKADFAVVIVEGAIRITHGHRTMTVRCCVNDFDEEDDDTDVIVYLDDITGWDAPHDKDPFEIDDLHQLLQAIEVVFAQEGLGVVFD, encoded by the coding sequence ATGTCGAAAACCGAGAAGGCCGATTTCGCGGTCGTCATCGTTGAAGGCGCGATCCGTATTACCCATGGCCACCGGACGATGACGGTCAGATGCTGCGTCAATGATTTCGATGAGGAAGACGACGATACGGATGTGATCGTCTATCTCGACGACATCACCGGCTGGGACGCGCCGCACGACAAGGATCCTTTCGAGATCGACGATCTGCATCAATTGCTGCAGGCGATCGAAGTGGTCTTTGCGCAAGAAGGCCTTGGCGTGGTATTCGACTAA
- a CDS encoding ABC-F family ATP-binding cassette domain-containing protein has product MIRLENISKQNGSQILFIEASAALQKGEKVGLVGPNGAGKTTLFRMMTGQEQPDEGLVGIDRGVTIGYFSQDVGEMSGRSAVSEVMDGAGPVSAVAAELAELEAAMGDPDRLDEIEQLVERYGEVQGRFEELDGYALEGRAREVLAGLSFSQEMMDGDVGALSGGWKMRVALGRILLMRPDAMLLDEPSNHLDLESLIWLEQFLKGYEGALLMTSHDREFMNRIVSKVVEIDGGGLTTYSGNYEFYEQQRAQNEKQQQAQFERQQAMLAKEIKFIERFKARASHAAQVQSRVKKLDKIEKVEPPKRRQTVLFEFQPAPRSGDDVVSLKNVHKSYGSKNIYEGLNFAVSRKERWCVMGVNGAGKSTLLKLVTGFAQPDEGTIAVGGSVKMGYFAQHAMDLLDGDRTIFQSLEDSFPQANQGSLRSLAGAFGFSGDDVEKKCRFLSGGEKARLVMAKMLYDPPNFLVLDEPTNHLDMATKEMLITALSQYEGTMLFVSHDRHFLAALSNRVLELTPEGIHNYGGGYTEYVARTGQEAPGLHS; this is encoded by the coding sequence ATGATTCGCCTCGAAAACATCAGCAAGCAGAACGGCTCCCAGATCCTCTTTATCGAGGCCTCCGCGGCGCTCCAAAAGGGCGAGAAGGTGGGTCTCGTCGGTCCTAACGGGGCTGGCAAGACGACGCTGTTTCGGATGATGACGGGACAGGAGCAGCCGGACGAGGGCTTGGTCGGGATCGATCGCGGCGTCACCATCGGCTATTTCAGCCAGGACGTCGGCGAGATGTCGGGCCGCAGCGCTGTCTCCGAGGTGATGGACGGTGCAGGCCCGGTGAGCGCGGTCGCGGCCGAATTGGCGGAACTCGAGGCGGCCATGGGCGATCCAGACCGGCTCGACGAGATCGAACAGCTTGTCGAGCGATATGGCGAGGTCCAGGGGCGCTTCGAGGAACTCGACGGCTATGCTCTTGAAGGCCGGGCACGTGAAGTCCTGGCGGGGCTCTCCTTCAGCCAGGAGATGATGGACGGCGACGTCGGCGCGTTGTCCGGCGGCTGGAAGATGCGCGTCGCGCTTGGCCGCATCCTTCTCATGCGGCCCGACGCCATGCTGCTCGACGAGCCGAGCAACCATCTCGACTTGGAAAGCCTCATCTGGCTGGAGCAATTCCTCAAAGGCTACGAGGGCGCCTTGCTGATGACCTCGCACGACCGTGAGTTCATGAACCGCATCGTCTCCAAGGTGGTGGAGATCGATGGCGGCGGGCTCACGACCTATTCGGGCAATTACGAGTTCTACGAGCAGCAACGCGCGCAGAACGAGAAACAGCAACAGGCCCAGTTCGAACGCCAGCAAGCGATGCTTGCCAAGGAAATCAAGTTCATCGAGCGCTTCAAGGCGCGCGCCTCGCACGCCGCGCAGGTGCAGAGCCGCGTGAAGAAACTGGATAAGATCGAAAAGGTCGAGCCGCCCAAACGCCGCCAGACTGTTTTATTCGAGTTTCAGCCGGCGCCGCGTTCGGGCGACGACGTCGTCAGTCTGAAGAACGTGCACAAGAGCTATGGTTCCAAAAACATATACGAAGGATTGAACTTTGCGGTGAGCCGCAAGGAGCGCTGGTGCGTCATGGGCGTCAATGGCGCCGGCAAATCGACGCTCTTGAAACTGGTGACGGGCTTTGCCCAGCCGGACGAAGGCACGATCGCCGTGGGCGGCAGCGTGAAGATGGGCTATTTCGCGCAGCACGCCATGGATCTGCTCGACGGCGACCGCACCATATTTCAGTCGCTGGAGGATTCGTTTCCCCAGGCCAACCAGGGCTCATTGCGTTCGCTCGCCGGCGCCTTCGGATTCTCCGGCGACGACGTGGAGAAGAAATGCCGGTTTCTTTCGGGCGGCGAGAAAGCCCGCTTGGTCATGGCGAAGATGCTCTACGACCCGCCGAATTTCCTCGTGCTTGACGAGCCGACAAACCATCTCGACATGGCAACGAAGGAGATGCTGATCACGGCGCTATCGCAATATGAGGGCACCATGCTGTTCGTCTCGCACGACCGGCATTTCCTCGCCGCTTTGTCCAACCGGGTGCTCGAACTGACGCCGGAGGGCATTCACAATTACGGCGGCGGTTATACGGAATATGTGGCCCGCACGGGCCAGGAGGCGCCGGGCTTGCATAGCTGA
- a CDS encoding MarR family winged helix-turn-helix transcriptional regulator, whose product MPEKNVGQGLCSCTALRKATRKVSQLYDEALAPCGLRTTQRAILNHIKRAGTPGMGELAEALVMDRGALAHNLKPLERDGFLSVKVDPNDRRNRIVALTERGKAKLAESEKYWLRAQKNFEKAFGTTKTLSLRKALAFIVSEDFTESFGRRA is encoded by the coding sequence GTGCCGGAGAAAAACGTCGGGCAGGGCCTGTGCAGTTGTACCGCCTTGCGCAAGGCGACACGGAAAGTGTCGCAGCTCTATGACGAAGCGCTTGCGCCGTGCGGATTGCGCACGACGCAGCGAGCCATTTTGAACCACATCAAACGCGCAGGGACTCCGGGGATGGGGGAACTGGCCGAAGCCCTGGTTATGGATCGCGGCGCGCTCGCTCACAATCTGAAGCCCTTGGAGCGCGACGGGTTTTTGAGCGTGAAAGTCGACCCGAACGATCGCCGCAACCGGATCGTCGCCTTGACCGAGCGCGGCAAAGCCAAATTGGCGGAGTCAGAAAAATATTGGCTTCGTGCGCAGAAAAACTTCGAAAAGGCGTTTGGAACCACGAAGACACTATCGCTGCGAAAGGCACTCGCCTTCATCGTCTCCGAGGATTTCACGGAATCGTTTGGGCGCAGGGCCTGA
- the mutY gene encoding A/G-specific adenine glycosylase has translation MYDLADRPLADQPMAAARIAPELLAWYDRNRRILPWRALPGQRPDAYAVWLSEIMLQQTTVAAVKAYFLAFLARWPAVGLLAAAPTEEIMKQWAGLGYYSRARNLHACAKAVASQHGGVFPDREETLLALPGIGPYTAAAIAAIAFDRRATVVDGNVERVIARLFAIEEPLPGAKSLIKTKADLLTPDVRPGDYAQAMMDLGATICTPRSPACALCPLRPSCKAQALGKAETYPRKAPKPARPSRRGAAFFLRRADGAVLVRTRPPKGLLGGMTEIPGTQWSGDFDIAQALQEAPVLTSYRKLAGTVEHVFTHFALTLSVFIADVPQNTPPPEGCRWVSAEALDGEALPSLMRKVVALARQNKV, from the coding sequence ATGTATGATCTTGCCGACAGGCCCTTGGCCGATCAGCCCATGGCCGCAGCCCGGATCGCGCCGGAGCTTCTTGCCTGGTACGACCGCAATCGCCGGATCTTGCCCTGGCGCGCTCTGCCCGGTCAGCGCCCGGATGCTTATGCCGTCTGGCTCTCCGAAATCATGCTTCAGCAGACGACCGTCGCGGCGGTCAAAGCCTACTTTCTGGCTTTTCTCGCGCGCTGGCCGGCGGTCGGACTTTTGGCCGCGGCGCCTACGGAAGAGATCATGAAACAATGGGCGGGATTAGGATACTATTCCCGCGCGCGCAATCTGCACGCTTGTGCCAAAGCGGTGGCCAGCCAGCACGGCGGGGTTTTCCCGGATCGCGAAGAGACGCTTCTGGCTCTGCCGGGCATCGGACCCTATACGGCCGCTGCCATCGCGGCCATCGCCTTTGACCGGCGCGCCACCGTCGTCGACGGCAATGTCGAACGCGTCATCGCGCGGCTCTTTGCGATCGAAGAGCCGCTGCCCGGCGCGAAGTCTCTGATCAAAACCAAAGCCGATCTGCTGACGCCTGACGTGCGGCCGGGCGATTATGCGCAGGCCATGATGGATTTGGGCGCGACCATCTGCACCCCGCGCAGTCCCGCCTGCGCGCTTTGTCCTTTGCGGCCCAGCTGCAAGGCACAGGCCTTGGGCAAGGCCGAAACATATCCACGCAAGGCACCCAAACCCGCACGCCCATCGCGCCGCGGCGCTGCCTTTTTCCTGCGCCGCGCCGACGGCGCGGTTTTGGTGCGCACGCGTCCGCCCAAGGGCTTGCTCGGTGGCATGACGGAAATTCCCGGCACGCAATGGTCGGGCGATTTCGACATCGCCCAGGCCCTGCAGGAGGCGCCCGTGCTGACCTCCTATCGCAAGCTCGCAGGGACGGTCGAACACGTGTTCACGCATTTTGCCTTGACGCTGTCCGTCTTTATCGCCGATGTGCCGCAAAACACGCCTCCACCCGAAGGCTGCCGCTGGGTGAGTGCCGAGGCGCTCGATGGGGAAGCTCTTCCGAGCTTGATGCGGAAGGTCGTCGCGCTTGCGCGGCAAAATAAGGTTTGA
- a CDS encoding site-specific DNA-methyltransferase, translated as MRNARAGAAGSKSQLKVTRPETSAALLSLPLRGARARHALPQNEILVGDCLAKLDQLPDECIDLVFADPPYNLQLEGALSRPDQSLVDAVDDDWDKFASFSHYDDFTRAWLQATRRVMKKNATIFVIGSYHNIFRVGTILQDLGFWILNDIVWHKANPMPNFRGRRFTNAHETMIWASKSAEAKNYTFNYETLKAGNDDCQVRSDWFLPICTGAERLKEASGRKTHPTQKPEALLQRVMLSASNPGDVVLDPFFGSGTTGAVAKKLGRTFVGIERDEAYAKAARARIALAEPLPADVLAAAPSKRSEPRIAFSALVEAGLIRAGETLVDVKHRHSALVRADGTLALGAIIGSIHKVGALAQGLPACNGWTFWHCKRDGKYEPIDSLRANVRENLRLAAE; from the coding sequence ATGCGTAATGCGCGCGCCGGAGCGGCCGGCTCGAAGTCTCAGTTAAAGGTCACGCGTCCTGAGACTTCGGCGGCGCTCCTCTCTTTACCGCTTCGCGGGGCGCGCGCGCGTCACGCGCTTCCGCAAAATGAGATTCTCGTCGGCGATTGCCTGGCGAAGCTCGATCAGCTCCCAGACGAATGCATCGACCTCGTCTTCGCCGATCCGCCTTACAATCTCCAGCTCGAAGGCGCCTTGTCGCGGCCGGATCAAAGCCTCGTCGATGCGGTCGATGACGACTGGGACAAGTTCGCGAGCTTTTCGCATTACGACGATTTTACCCGCGCATGGCTCCAGGCCACCCGCCGCGTGATGAAGAAAAACGCGACGATCTTCGTCATCGGGTCATATCATAACATCTTTCGCGTCGGCACGATTCTCCAGGACCTCGGCTTCTGGATCTTGAACGATATCGTCTGGCACAAAGCCAATCCGATGCCGAATTTCCGCGGCCGCCGTTTTACCAATGCACACGAAACGATGATCTGGGCCTCGAAAAGCGCGGAAGCCAAAAATTACACGTTCAATTATGAGACGCTGAAAGCCGGCAATGACGATTGCCAGGTGCGCTCCGACTGGTTCCTGCCAATCTGCACCGGCGCCGAGCGCCTGAAAGAAGCTTCGGGCCGCAAGACTCATCCGACGCAAAAGCCCGAAGCGCTTTTGCAGCGCGTGATGCTCAGCGCCTCGAACCCTGGCGATGTCGTGCTCGATCCTTTCTTCGGCTCCGGCACGACGGGCGCGGTCGCCAAAAAACTCGGGCGGACCTTTGTCGGCATCGAACGCGACGAAGCCTATGCCAAGGCGGCCCGCGCGCGCATCGCCTTGGCCGAACCTCTGCCCGCGGACGTTTTGGCCGCGGCACCGAGCAAAAGATCCGAGCCTCGCATCGCCTTTTCGGCGCTGGTCGAAGCAGGCCTCATCCGCGCCGGCGAAACCCTGGTCGATGTCAAGCATCGCCACAGCGCCCTTGTGCGTGCCGACGGCACACTGGCGCTCGGCGCCATCATCGGCTCGATCCATAAAGTGGGCGCGTTGGCGCAGGGCCTGCCCGCCTGCAATGGCTGGACCTTCTGGCATTGCAAACGCGACGGCAAATATGAGCCGATCGACTCACTGCGCGCAAACGTGCGCGAGAATCTAAGGCTGGCGGCCGAGTGA
- a CDS encoding alpha/beta hydrolase — MDSRSAASKSSRLNVVIALTLIGLAAAGCAARPSSNVLIPVASSVEGGKTVAILAATTRQRAEDSEVFFTNGRAHGVNYEQYAISLPPSHVAGQIEWPSQTPGNPQKDFVVSSGRPLDEGSFSAAIAQQMEAKKSEDGNVLVFVHGYNTNYQEAVFRMAQLKADRGYDETTVLFAWPSFGTLTGYVADRESSTYSRDYLEQVLNEIARIPKVKTINLVAHSMGNWLAVETLRQAKLRAKSPFLEKLGNVVLLSPDIDVDVFVSQLDVIGKLKRPIIVALSRNDLALAASQRIAGDISRVGNALVENPRAQAAIERYDLKVVDLSHVQGGDFLGHSKFIEALPELEQIARNGETGAGGSAPGVFQVDSAGDILAMPLRLGDAMLGR, encoded by the coding sequence ATGGACAGTAGAAGCGCCGCGAGCAAATCTTCGCGGCTCAATGTAGTCATTGCGTTAACCTTGATCGGGCTCGCAGCCGCCGGCTGCGCCGCAAGGCCGTCGAGCAATGTCCTCATTCCCGTCGCTTCCTCGGTCGAAGGCGGCAAAACCGTTGCCATCCTAGCCGCCACCACACGCCAGCGCGCGGAAGACTCGGAGGTGTTTTTCACCAATGGCCGGGCGCATGGCGTCAATTACGAACAATATGCCATTTCGCTGCCGCCGAGCCATGTCGCGGGCCAGATCGAATGGCCTTCCCAGACGCCGGGAAATCCTCAAAAGGACTTTGTCGTCAGCAGCGGGCGCCCGCTGGATGAGGGCAGTTTTTCCGCGGCCATCGCACAACAGATGGAGGCCAAAAAGAGCGAGGACGGCAATGTCCTCGTCTTCGTGCATGGTTATAATACGAATTATCAGGAAGCGGTCTTCCGCATGGCGCAACTCAAGGCCGACCGTGGCTATGATGAAACGACCGTTCTCTTTGCATGGCCGTCATTCGGGACATTGACTGGCTATGTGGCGGACCGGGAGAGTTCGACCTATTCGCGCGATTATCTGGAACAGGTTTTGAACGAGATCGCCCGCATTCCCAAGGTCAAGACGATCAATCTCGTTGCGCATAGCATGGGCAATTGGCTCGCTGTCGAAACCCTGCGGCAGGCCAAGCTTCGCGCGAAATCGCCCTTCCTTGAGAAGCTCGGAAATGTCGTCTTGCTGTCACCGGATATAGATGTCGACGTTTTCGTGTCGCAGCTCGATGTGATCGGAAAGTTGAAGCGGCCCATTATCGTCGCGCTGTCGCGGAACGATCTGGCGCTCGCGGCCTCGCAGCGCATCGCGGGCGACATATCCCGCGTCGGCAACGCCTTGGTCGAGAACCCGAGAGCACAGGCGGCGATCGAGCGATATGATCTGAAGGTCGTCGATCTGTCGCACGTTCAGGGCGGCGATTTTCTCGGTCACAGCAAATTCATAGAGGCTCTGCCGGAGCTGGAACAAATCGCGCGCAACGGCGAAACGGGGGCGGGGGGCAGCGCGCCGGGTGTGTTCCAGGTTGATTCCGCCGGCGATATCTTGGCGATGCCGCTTCGGCTCGGCGACGCGATGCTTGGACGGTAA